One Phaseolus vulgaris cultivar G19833 chromosome 4, P. vulgaris v2.0, whole genome shotgun sequence DNA window includes the following coding sequences:
- the LOC137838041 gene encoding cytochrome P450 CYP736A12-like, with product MLFQALAIPITLLLISFIVFLFQKKHDWKTAPGPKPLPIIGNLHMLGKLPHRTLQSLATKYGPIMSLNLGQVPAIVVSSPETAELFLKTHDTVFASRPKIQVSETLSHGSKGLVFSEYSAYWRNVRKVCTVQLLSASKVEMFGPLRREELGVLVESLKNSAASGEVVDLSELVAEVVEKMVFRMVLGRVKDDKLELKRLIQEALNLVGAFNLADYMPWLGLFDFQGITKRLKKTSKSIDERLEQIIQDHENNSYEKEKKYNIDFVEILLSLMHQPDDVHNHQNVIDRTNIKAIILDMIAGALETSSTTLEWAMSELLRHPSVMKRLQHELEHVVGMNKHVEENDLQKLSYLNMVVKETLRLHPVGPLLVPRECREDVIIDGYLIKKKSRIIVNAWAIGRDPNVWDNAEIFDPTRFENDNVDIRGKDFRILPFGSGRRGCPGIHLGLTTVSLVLAQLVHCFDWMLPLGMSCDELDMQEIFGLSIPRKNHLLTRPVYRLAS from the exons ATGTTGTTTCAAGCACTAGCTATCCCTATAACACTTCTCTTAATATCATTCATTGTTTTTTTGTTCCAAAAGAAACATGATTGGAAAACTGCACCAGGTCCCAAACCCTTGCCAATTATTGGAAACCTTCACATGTTAGGAAAACTCCCACATCGAACCCTTCAATCCCTTGCCACAAAATATGGTCCCATAATGTCCTTAAATCTGGGGCAGGTCCCAGCCATAGTGGTCTCTTCCCCAGAAACTGCAGAACTGTTCCTCAAAACCCATGACACTGTTTTTGCCAGCAGACCCAAAATCCAAGTCTCTGAAACCCTTTCACATGGCAGCAAGGGTTTGGTTTTTTCTGAGTACAGTGCATACTGGCGCAACGTGAGAAAAGTGTGCACTGTGCAGCTTCTGAGTGCCTCAAAGGTTGAGATGTTTGGTCCTCTGAGGAGAGAGGAGTTGGGAGTGTTGGTGGAGTCTCTGAAAAATTCTGCTGCGTCAGGTGAGGTTGTGGATCTGAGTGAGTTGGTGGCAGAGgtggtggagaagatggtgttTAGAATGGTGTTGGGGCGTGTGAAAGATGATAAATTGGAGCTGAAAAGGCTTATTCAAGAAGCGTTGAACTTGGTTGGAGCTTTTAATCTTGCAGATTACATGCCCTGGCTAGGGCTGTTTGATTTTCAG GGAATAACAaaaagattaaagaaaacaagcAAGTCAATTGACGAAAGGTTAGAGCAGATAATCCAAGACCACGAAAATAATTCAtatgagaaagagaaaaaatacaACATAGATTTTGTGGAGATTTTGCTCTCACTCATGCATCAACCAGATGATGTTCACAACCACCAAAATGTCATTGATAGGACAAACATCAAAGCTATCATATTAGACATGATCGCTGGAGCATTAGAAACGTCTTCCACAACGTTAGAATGGGCCATGTCAGAACTCTTGAGGCACCCAAGTGTGATGAAAAGACTTCAACACGAGCTAGAACATGTGGTTGGAATGAACAAACACGTGGAGGAAAATGACTTACAAAAGTTATCTTATTTGAACATGGTGGTGAAGGAAACACTAAGGTTGCACCCAGTTGGACCTTTACTAGTACCTCGCGAGTGTAGAGAAGATGTTATCATTGATGgttatttaataaagaaaaaatcaaGAATTATAGTAAATGCATGGGCTATAGGGCGAGATCCTAATGTTTGGGACAATGCCGAGATTTTTGATCCTACAAGGTTTGAGAATGACAATGTAGACATTCGTGGAAAGGACTTTCGAATTTTACCATTTGGTTCGGGTCGAAGAGGGTGCCCCGGGATTCATTTGGGTCTAACCACAGTTAGTCTTGTTTTGGCTCAATTGGTGCATTGTTTTGATTGGATGCTTCCATTGGGCATGTCTTGTGATGAGTTAGACATGCAAGAGATATTTGGACTTAGCATACCTAGAAAGAATCATTTGTTAACTAGACCAGTTTACCGACTAGCTAGTTAG
- the LOC137838042 gene encoding cytochrome P450 71AU50-like yields the protein MTKIKKGNMDFVEVLLSLMHQPNDVHNNQNVIDRTNIKAIILDMIGGALETSSTTLEWAMSELLRHPSVMKRLQHELKHVVGMNKYGEESDLDKLSFLNMVVKETLRLHPVVPLVVPRECKEDVIIDGYFIKKKSRIIVNAWAIGRDPNVWDNAEIFDPTRFENNNVDIRGKDFRILPFGSSRRGCPGIHLGLTTVSLVLAQLVHCFDWMLPLGMSCDELDMQEIFGLSIPRKNNLLTRPVYRLGS from the coding sequence AtgacaaagataaaaaaaggcAACATGGACTTTGTGGAGGTTTTGCTCTCACTCATGCACCAACCAAATGATGTTCACAACAACCAAAACGTTATTGATAGGACAAACATCAAAGCTATCATATTAGACATGATCGGTGGAGCATTAGAAACATCTTCCACAACATTAGAATGGGCCATGTCAGAACTCTTGAGGCACCCAAGTGTGATGAAGAGACTTCAACACGAGCTAAAACATGTGGTTGGAATGAACAAATACGGGGAGGAAAGTGACTTAGACAAGTTATCTTTTTTGAATATGGTGGTGAAGGAAACACTAAGGTTGCACCCGGTTGTACCTTTGGTAGTACCTCGTGAGTGCAAAGAAGATGTTATCATTGATGgttattttataaagaaaaaatcaaGGATTATAGTAAATGCATGGGCTATAGGGCGAGATCCTAATGTTTGGGACAATGCCGAGATTTTCGATCCTACAAGGTTTGAGAATAACAATGTAGACATTCGTGGAAAGGACTTTCGAATTTTACCATTTGGGTCGAGTCGAAGAGGGTGCCCCGGGATTCATTTGGGTTTAACAACGGTTAGTCTTGTTTTGGCACAATTGGTGCATTGTTTTGATTGGATGCTTCCATTGGGCATGTCTTGTGATGAGTTAGACATGCAAGAGATATTTGGACTCAGCATACCCAGAAAGAATAATTTGTTAACTAGACCAGTTTATCGACTAGGTAGTTAG
- the LOC137838045 gene encoding probable 3-beta-hydroxysteroid-Delta(8),Delta(7)-isomerase yields the protein MAPSQVSQGHPYVPLDLHLPDYSPCSLSMSNILFVFAFSSLLIVSLIWFFSGGLKKSKVDRLLMCWWAFTGLTHMILEGYFVFSPEFFKDKSGFYLAEVWKEYSKGDSRYAGRDAGVVTVEGITAVLEGPASLLAVYAIATGKSYSHILQFSISLGQLYGTAVYFITAILEGDNFSSNTFYYYSYFIGANASWIVIPSIIAIRSWKKICTAFRLQGGQTKRPKVH from the exons ATGGCTCCATCCCAAGTCTCGCAGGGTCACCCTTATGTCCCACTGGATTTGCACCTACCCGATTACTCTCCCTGCTCACTTTCCATGTCCAACATTCTCTTCGTCTTCGCCTTCTCCTCATTGCTCATAGTCTCACTCATCTGGTTTTTCTCAG GAGGTCTTAAGAAAAGCAAAGTTGACAGACTGCTGATGTGCTGGTGGGCCTTCACAGGCCTTACACACATGATTCTTGAGGGCTATTTTGTTTTCTCACCTGAGTTTTTCAAGGATAAGAGTGGCTTCTACCTGGCTGAAGTTT GGAAGGAATATAGCAAAGGGGACTCAAGGTATGCAGGAAGGGATGCAGGGGTGGTCACTGTTGAAGGAATAACAGCTGTTTTGGAGGGTCCAGCTAGCCTTTTAGCAGT ATATGCAATTGCTACTGGAAAGTCATATAGCCACATACTTCAGTTTTCCATTTCTTTGGGTCAACTATATGGAACTGCTGTTTATTTTATCACAGCAATTTTGGAAGGTGATAATTTTTCTAGTAACACATTCTACTATTATTCATACTTCATTGGAGCCAATGCCTCTTGGATTGTAATACCCTCTATCATTGCCATCCGCTCTTGGAAGAAGATCTGTACAGCATTTCGGCTTCAAGGAGGCCAGACAAAAAGGCCTAAAGTTCATTGA